The Phacochoerus africanus isolate WHEZ1 chromosome 15, ROS_Pafr_v1, whole genome shotgun sequence genome has a segment encoding these proteins:
- the GNAZ gene encoding guanine nucleotide-binding protein G(z) subunit alpha isoform X1 — protein sequence MGCRQSSEEKEAARRSRRIDRHLRSESQRQRREIKLLLLGTSNSGKSTIVKQMKIIHSGGFNLEACKEYKPLIIYNAIDSLTRIIRALAALKIDFHNPDRAYDAVQLFALTGPAESKGEITPELLGVMRRLWADPGAQACFGRSSEYHLEDNAAYYLNDLERIAAPDYVPTVEDILRSRDMTTGIVENKFTFKELTFKMVDVGGQRSERKKWIHCFEGVTAIIFCVELSGYDLKLYEDNQTSRMAESLRLFDSICNNNWFVSTSLILFLNKKDLLAQKIRRIPLTVCFPEYGGQNTYEEAAVYIQRQFEDLNRNKETKEIYSHFTCATDTSNIQFVFDAVTDVIIQNNLKYIGLC from the exons ATGGGATGTCGGCAAAGCTCAGAAGAGAAAGAGGCGGCGCGGCGGTCCCGGCGAATTGACCGCCACCTGCGCTCGGAGAGCCAGCGGCAGCGCCGTGAAATCAAGCTGCTCCTGCTGGGCACCAGCAACTCAGGCAAGAGCACCATCGTAAAGCAGATGAAGATCATCCACAGCGGTGGCTTCAACCTGGAGGCCTGCAAGGAGTACAAGCCGCTCATCATCTACAACGCCATCGACTCGCTGACTCGCATCATCCGCGCCCTGGCCGCGCTCAAGATCGACTTCCACAACCCTGATCGCGCCTATGACGCCGTGCAGCTGTTCGCGCTGACGGGCCCCGCCGAGAGCAAGGGTGAGATCACGCCTGAGCTGCTGGGTGTCATGCGGCGGCTGTGGGCTGACCCCGGGGCGCAGGCCTGCTTCGGCCGCTCCAGCGAGTACCACCTGGAGGACAATGCGGCCTATTACCTGAACGACCTAGAGCGCATCGCCGCGCCCGACTATGTGCCCACCGTGGAGGACATCCTGCGCTCCCGGGACATGACCACGGGCATCGTGGAGAACAAGTTCACCTTCAAGGAGCTCACCTTCAAGATGGTGGACGTGGGCGGGCAGAGGTCAGAGCGCAAAAAGTGGATCCACTGCTTTGAGGGCGTCACCGCCATCATCTTCTGCGTGGAGCTTAGCGGCTACGACCTGAAGCTCTATGAGGACAACCAGACG agCCGGATGGCTGAGAGCCTGCGCCTCTTTGACTCCATCTGCAACAACAACTGGTTTGTCAGCACCTCACTCATCCTCTTCCTCAACAAGAAGGACCTGCTGGCGCAGAAGATCCGGCGCATCCCGCTCACCGTGTGCTTCCCTGAGTACGGCGGCCAGAACACCTATGAGGAGGCTGCCGTCTACATCCAGCGGCAGTTCGAGGACCTGAACCGAAACAAGGAGACCAAGGAGATTTACTCCCACTTCACCTGCGCCACCGACACCAGTAACATCCAGTTCGTGTTCGACGCCGTGACCGACGTCATCATCCAGAACAACCTCAAGTACATCGGCCTCTGCTGA
- the GNAZ gene encoding guanine nucleotide-binding protein G(z) subunit alpha isoform X2, protein MGCRQSSEEKEAARRSRRIDRHLRSESQRQRREIKLLLLGTSNSGKSTIVKQMKIIHSGGFNLEACKEYKPLIIYNAIDSLTRIIRALAALKIDFHNPDRAYDAVQLFALTGPAESKGEITPELLGVMRRLWADPGAQACFGRSSEYHLEDNAAYYLNDLERIAAPDYVPTVEDILRSRDMTTGIVENKFTFKELTFKMVDVGGQRSERKKWIHCFEGVTAIIFCVELSGYDLKLYEDNQTVVLFVSGLLSVKVVNLDASVPLRPVAALGAVLYISSCSVLLLLVRFPLRFYFGKQT, encoded by the exons ATGGGATGTCGGCAAAGCTCAGAAGAGAAAGAGGCGGCGCGGCGGTCCCGGCGAATTGACCGCCACCTGCGCTCGGAGAGCCAGCGGCAGCGCCGTGAAATCAAGCTGCTCCTGCTGGGCACCAGCAACTCAGGCAAGAGCACCATCGTAAAGCAGATGAAGATCATCCACAGCGGTGGCTTCAACCTGGAGGCCTGCAAGGAGTACAAGCCGCTCATCATCTACAACGCCATCGACTCGCTGACTCGCATCATCCGCGCCCTGGCCGCGCTCAAGATCGACTTCCACAACCCTGATCGCGCCTATGACGCCGTGCAGCTGTTCGCGCTGACGGGCCCCGCCGAGAGCAAGGGTGAGATCACGCCTGAGCTGCTGGGTGTCATGCGGCGGCTGTGGGCTGACCCCGGGGCGCAGGCCTGCTTCGGCCGCTCCAGCGAGTACCACCTGGAGGACAATGCGGCCTATTACCTGAACGACCTAGAGCGCATCGCCGCGCCCGACTATGTGCCCACCGTGGAGGACATCCTGCGCTCCCGGGACATGACCACGGGCATCGTGGAGAACAAGTTCACCTTCAAGGAGCTCACCTTCAAGATGGTGGACGTGGGCGGGCAGAGGTCAGAGCGCAAAAAGTGGATCCACTGCTTTGAGGGCGTCACCGCCATCATCTTCTGCGTGGAGCTTAGCGGCTACGACCTGAAGCTCTATGAGGACAACCAGACG gtggtcctttttgtgtctggcttgcTGAGTGTAAAAGTTGTTAACCTGGACGCGTCTGTCCCCCTGCGCCCGGTGGCAGCCTTGGGGGCAGTGTTGTATATAAGCTCGTGCAGCGTCCTCTTGTTACTGGTGAGGTTTCCGCTTcgtttttattttggaaaacaaacgTGA